CGGCGCTGTACCGGGAACTCGAGGTTTTTGAGAAGGATCTGCACATGCACATCCACCTCGAGAACAACATCCTTTTTCCGCGCGCCCTCCGCAACGAAACCGGCGCCTGAGCACACCATCCCCACACCCACATCTTCAAGGATACAGATATGTCACTCCGAAACATCGCAATAATGCCTCTTCTCTCCGCGCTCGTATGTCTCGCCGCCTGCGGGAATTCCGGCGAGCAGCCCAGAACCGAGGCGGCGGAAGTTCCGAAGCCGCCCGTGTACGGGAAGATTCAGAACGTGGAACTGGCGAGTGTCGTCGACGCGCCGCTCGCGAAGAAGGGGGAGAAGATCTTCAAGGTCATCTGCACCGCCTGTCACAAATACGATCAGCGATATGTCGGTCCCGCCATCGGCAGCGTGTTCAACCGCCGCACACCCGAGTACATCATGAACATGATACTCGACACGGAAGTGATGCTGCAGAAGGACGACACCGCGCGCTGCCTGCTTCAGACCTACCTGGTGAAAATGCCCAACGCCCAGGTCAATGAGACCGACGCCCGCTCGGTGCTCGAGCACCTCCGCGACATCGCGCCGCAGTACAAATAACACCCGCGTTCCCACCGTTCACACATCGATCAGGAGAACCATGATGATTCGCCATCGTTACACCAACTCCATGCTGGCGCTCGCCGTCGCGGCGGGAGCCCTGTTCTACGGATGCCAGGGCAACAAGGAGAGCGGCGCCGCGGGTGATGCCGCATCGCGCGTGTACGTCGCCCCCGGCTCCTACGACGAATTCTACGCCTTTATGTCAGGAGGATTCAGCGGCCAGCTCAGCGTGTACGGTCTGCCGAGCGGACGGCTTTTCCGCGTGATTCCCGTCTTCTCGCAGGACCCGGAGAAGGGATGGGGGTACACCGAGGAGACCATTCCGATGCTCAACACCTCGCACGGCTTCATCCCGTGGGACGACGCGCATCATCCCGAATTCTCCATGACCGACGGCGTGCCCGACGGCCGCTGGATCTTTATCAACGGCAACAACACGCCGCGTATCGCGCGTATCGACCTCGCGACGTTCCGCACCGCTGAAATCCTCGAGATCCCCAACTCGGGCGGCAATCACTCATCACCTTTCACGACCGAAAACACCGAGTACGTCGTGGCGGGCACGCGTTTCAGCGTGCCGATGTTCGACAACCAGGATGTGCCCATCGACAGCTACAAGCAAAACTTCAAGGGCACGGTGAGTTTTATCAAGGTCGATCAGGCGAGCGGCCACATGAAACTCGCGTTCCAGATTCTCATGCCCGGTTTCGATTACGACCTCGCCCACGCGGGCAAGGGACCATCGCACGACTGGATGTTCTTCTCGTCCTACAACAGCGAGCAGGCCAACACCATGCTCGAGGCCGAGGCCAGCCAGAACGACAAGGACTTCATCGCGGCGGTGAACTGGAAAAAAGCCGAGGAGTACGTGGCGCAGGGCAAGGCGCGTCCGGTGCCCGCGCGCTACGCGCACAACGTGTACGACGAGAGCAGGCACTTGGCCACGTCGGACATGCTCGAGTCGGTCCTGATGCTCGATCCCAAGGATTGTCCCGGCCTCGTGTATCTGCTTCCGACTCCCAAATCGCCGCACGGCTGCGACGTCGATCCTTCGGGTGAACTGATTGTAGGCGGCGGAAAACTCGCCACCGTGATTCCGGTCTTTTCCTTCTCCAAGATGACCGCGGCCATCGAAGCGCAGAAGTTCGACGGCAATGTCGCGGGCATTCCCATCGTGAATTACGCGGCCGCGCTTGCGGGCGAGGTGCAGAAGCCGGGTCTCGGCCCGCTGCACACTGAGTTCGACGGCAAGGGCTTCGCGTACACCTCCATGTTTGTCTCGAGCGAAATCGTGAAATGGAGTCTCAAGGATTTCACCGTCGTCGACCGCGTGCCGAGCTATTATTCGATCGGCCATCTCATGATTCCTGGCGGCGACTCGAAGAAACCCTGGGGCAAGTATGTCGTGGCCCTGAACAAGATCACCAAGGACCGCTACCTCCCGACCGGGCCCGAACTCACGCAGAGCGCGCAGCTCTACGACATTTCCGGCGACAAGATGGTGCTGCTCAGCGATTTCCCGACCATCGGCGAACCGCATTACGCACAGGCCATTCCCGCTGATGTCCTTCGCGAGAAATCGGTCAAGACCTTCCCGATCATGGAGAGCAAACATCCGCATGTGACGCTTGGCGAGGGCGAGACACGTGTAGAACGCAAGGGCGGCGAGGTGCACGTGTATATGACCGCGATACGGTCGCACTTCAAACCCGACAATATCGAGGGTGTGAAGGTGGGCGACGTGGTGTACTTCCATGTGACGAACCTCGAACAGGATTGGGACATCCCCCACGGTTTCGCCATCAAGGGCGCAGCCAACTCCGAAATGCTCCTGATGCCGGGCGAGACACAGACGCTCAAGTGGAAGCCGCTCACCGCGGGAGTGTATCCGATGTACTGTTCCGACTTCTGCTCGGCGCTGCATCAGGAAATGCAGGGCTACGTGCGCGTCTCCGCGCCGGGATCCACGGTGCCGCTCAGTTCGAACGGCC
This region of Ignavibacteriota bacterium genomic DNA includes:
- a CDS encoding c-type cytochrome codes for the protein MSLRNIAIMPLLSALVCLAACGNSGEQPRTEAAEVPKPPVYGKIQNVELASVVDAPLAKKGEKIFKVICTACHKYDQRYVGPAIGSVFNRRTPEYIMNMILDTEVMLQKDDTARCLLQTYLVKMPNAQVNETDARSVLEHLRDIAPQYK
- the nosZ gene encoding Sec-dependent nitrous-oxide reductase, producing the protein MLALAVAAGALFYGCQGNKESGAAGDAASRVYVAPGSYDEFYAFMSGGFSGQLSVYGLPSGRLFRVIPVFSQDPEKGWGYTEETIPMLNTSHGFIPWDDAHHPEFSMTDGVPDGRWIFINGNNTPRIARIDLATFRTAEILEIPNSGGNHSSPFTTENTEYVVAGTRFSVPMFDNQDVPIDSYKQNFKGTVSFIKVDQASGHMKLAFQILMPGFDYDLAHAGKGPSHDWMFFSSYNSEQANTMLEAEASQNDKDFIAAVNWKKAEEYVAQGKARPVPARYAHNVYDESRHLATSDMLESVLMLDPKDCPGLVYLLPTPKSPHGCDVDPSGELIVGGGKLATVIPVFSFSKMTAAIEAQKFDGNVAGIPIVNYAAALAGEVQKPGLGPLHTEFDGKGFAYTSMFVSSEIVKWSLKDFTVVDRVPSYYSIGHLMIPGGDSKKPWGKYVVALNKITKDRYLPTGPELTQSAQLYDISGDKMVLLSDFPTIGEPHYAQAIPADVLREKSVKTFPIMESKHPHVTLGEGETRVERKGGEVHVYMTAIRSHFKPDNIEGVKVGDVVYFHVTNLEQDWDIPHGFAIKGAANSEMLLMPGETQTLKWKPLTAGVYPMYCSDFCSALHQEMQGYVRVSAPGSTVPLSSNGLKK